CCTCGTCCCCGAAGACGAGGCGACGGTGTCAGTGCGCGACCGCGGGTTCATGTACGGCGACGCGGCGTTCGAAACGCTCCGGGCCTACGGCGGCGAGCCGTTCCGGTGGGATGCCCATCGCGACCGCCTCCAGCGGACGGCCGAGACGCTGGGGTTTGCCGACGCCGTGCCTGGTGACCTCCGGGAGCGCGTCGACGAGACGCTCGCGGCCAACGACCTCGACGAGGCGTACGTCCGGCTGTCGGTCACGCGGGGCGTCCAGCCTGGGAAGCTCACGCCGGGGAGCGATGTCGACCCGACGGTCGTCGTCATCTGCAAGGGGCTCCCGAAGGGTGGGTTAGAGGGGGGACGCGTCTGGGACGAGCCGGCGTCGGTCCAGACGGTCCGGACCCGGCGGATTCCGAGCGAGGCCGTCCCGGCGGACGCGAAGACCCACAACTACCTCAACGGGATTCTCGGCCGGCTCGAACTCCGAAAGGCCGCCGCTGGCGGCGAACCAGCCGACGAGTGTCTCATCCGGGACACGGACGGGAACCTTGCAGAAGGGGCGACGAGCAACCTCTTTTTCGTCACGGACAACGGCCTCCGGACGCCGAGTACGGATCTGGACCTACTGCCGGGGGTCACCCGCGACGTGGTAATGGACATCGCTCGCGGCGAGGATTTCCCTGTCGAGACCGGTCACTATTCGCTCGATGCCCTGCGTGACGCCGACGAGGCGTTTCTCACCAACTCGACGTGGGAGATCCGCCCCGTTTCGACCGTCGACGGTATCTCCGTGGGGAGCGGGCCGATGACGAAGCTCCTTCAGCGGCTGTTCGACGAGCGAATCGAGGAGCGGTACTACTGATCGCGCTGAAGGTAGTGGAAAGCGAGCCAGCGCGGGTCGCTGGCGTGCCAGCTTACTGGTGTCCGCGTCCGCGGTCTACTCGGGTGCGTAGCAGACCCAACTTGTCGCGGGAACGGTGATCTGGACCCAACTATCGCCGTTGGTCGAGATATTGCCCGCGTTGCCGCTGTAATCATTGAGTGTCTGGTTCGTCCAGCTCGTGGGGACCCACTTGCTCCGCTGGCCGCTCGCACGGTTCAGGCCGACGAGGAGGTTCCCCTCTCGCTCGTAGACGTACAGGTCCTGGTCGACGTGGCGGGTCTGTGAGCCGCCGCTCGCGAGGTTGTTCCGGATCCAGAGGAGGTTCCGGATATCGTCGTCGTCGACGCTGATACGGTTGCTGTACACGCGTGGATACCCCTCGTACGTGAGGATGTAGGCGTACGCGAGTTTCTCGTAGTCCGGCGGCCCGCTGTCGTGGTTTGAAACGAACGTAAACGCCTGGAACGGCGACTGATTCACCATGCCGGCGCCGTCGAGCGCCTGCATGTTGCCGTCGCTGTGGAACGCCTCCTCTTTCATCGTGTAATAGAGCGGGTAGTCGGTGACGGACATCCCCGTGTCGGCGTACCCTTGGCAGACGCCGATATCGCCGTCGAGCACCTCACCCACTGTCCAGAGATCGAGGTCGTCGGCCCACTGGTTCGCGTAGTCGGCGAAAAACGACTCGGGGACGTGTTTGGCGGCGTCCCAGCGAATACCGTCGACGCCGAGGTCCGCGTACTTCTGGACGTAGGCCTGCAACTCGCCGCGGACGTACGCGGACTCCTGTTTCAGGTCCTTCAGCCCGACGAGCCAGTCGTCCTCGACCGATTCCGGGTTGTCGTAGTTAATGTCGTCTTTCGGGTGGAAGTCGCGTTCGCTGAACCGGGGGAGGTCCGCGAAGGTAATGCCCGGCGCGTCCCGGAAGTCGTCGTTTGCGGCCATGTGGTTGATGACCGCGTCGGCGACGACGTCGAGGTCCTGATTGTGGGCCTCCTGCACCATCGCCTCGTACTCGTCCTCTGTGCCGAACACGCTGTTGAAATCCGTCAGGTCGACGGGCTGATAGCCAAGCGGTGGGTCGGTGACGCCGTTCTGATGGCTCCGGTCGAGGCGGCTCCGCTGGGCCGGTGGGACCTGAATCGCGTCGTAGCCCTGTTGTGCGACTGTTTCCAGCGTCGCTGTGATCTCTGTCCAGTCTGTGTGGTAGTACTGGTACACCGCGCTATCGCCGACAGCCGCGCTACTGCCGACTGAGGCGGCGGTGCCGAATACTGCGGCACCGAGCACTCCGATTCCTTTCAGAACGGTTCGCCGAGACGCCTGCTTACTGCCGGTAATTCGGGGTCGATTCATTTGCTCTCCGAGGTATGTCTCATGTTATCTACCATGCTTTTCCGCAAAAGATGATGAGATTCTACATCACAATAAATAGTTGGCATATATGATTTGTTACATATCGGAAGTCAATCACACCTGAACAGTAATATAGCGATGATACGGGGACTGAACCACTATCTCTACCGCGTTTCCGGCTCCCGGAAGACACACTTCGACGCTCCTATTTTATTTGTGATATATACCCGACTTTCTCACCAACCTCGAAGTAGTCCGTTCACACCACGTCTTCGCGCTCGACACCGTCGACAGCGAGAATGAGGTCGGGACCGTACGCGCCGGCGGGCGTCTGGAACCCGGCGGGCGCGTCGCCGTCGATGACCCGCTGGGTGATTTCGACCGCCGTCGCCGCCGTGAGGTCGTAGGTGTGTGGCCCTCGCAGTCGGGACTCGACGCGGTCGCCGTCGTCAGTTCTGGCTTCGCCCCAGACGAAACTGGACACACTTGCGCGCTCTTCAGCGTCGGGTCCCTCGGTCGTCTGCTCGATAAACCACTTGAGCGTGGCTTTCACCGGCGGGAGACCGAGTACGGGCGCGAACAGCCCCGCAAATCGCTGCTGTCGGGCCGCCGACGGCGGCATCGACATGTACACGGTCACGTTCGGTATGCCGGTGGTGTGGTACGCCGTCGACACGTCGCCCCACGGGATCGAGACGGTGTTCATCCCATCGTGTCCCCAGCCGAAGTCTATCTCGCGCGATTCGCTCCCGACGGTCACTCGCTCTATGCGGCC
The genomic region above belongs to Haloarcula hispanica ATCC 33960 and contains:
- a CDS encoding alpha-amylase domain-containing protein; amino-acid sequence: MNRPRITGSKQASRRTVLKGIGVLGAAVFGTAASVGSSAAVGDSAVYQYYHTDWTEITATLETVAQQGYDAIQVPPAQRSRLDRSHQNGVTDPPLGYQPVDLTDFNSVFGTEDEYEAMVQEAHNQDLDVVADAVINHMAANDDFRDAPGITFADLPRFSERDFHPKDDINYDNPESVEDDWLVGLKDLKQESAYVRGELQAYVQKYADLGVDGIRWDAAKHVPESFFADYANQWADDLDLWTVGEVLDGDIGVCQGYADTGMSVTDYPLYYTMKEEAFHSDGNMQALDGAGMVNQSPFQAFTFVSNHDSGPPDYEKLAYAYILTYEGYPRVYSNRISVDDDDIRNLLWIRNNLASGGSQTRHVDQDLYVYEREGNLLVGLNRASGQRSKWVPTSWTNQTLNDYSGNAGNISTNGDSWVQITVPATSWVCYAPE
- a CDS encoding aminotransferase class IV; the encoded protein is MQYHVDGDLVPEDEATVSVRDRGFMYGDAAFETLRAYGGEPFRWDAHRDRLQRTAETLGFADAVPGDLRERVDETLAANDLDEAYVRLSVTRGVQPGKLTPGSDVDPTVVVICKGLPKGGLEGGRVWDEPASVQTVRTRRIPSEAVPADAKTHNYLNGILGRLELRKAAAGGEPADECLIRDTDGNLAEGATSNLFFVTDNGLRTPSTDLDLLPGVTRDVVMDIARGEDFPVETGHYSLDALRDADEAFLTNSTWEIRPVSTVDGISVGSGPMTKLLQRLFDERIEERYY